The Urbifossiella limnaea genome has a window encoding:
- a CDS encoding outer membrane protein assembly factor BamB family protein, with product MRRVAVPAVFLLAATAAAQDWPAFRGADGSGTSPTAAPLTWGATKNVVWKTDLPGAGTATPVVVGDRVFVTCYSGYDGRGPNQSGLKLHVVALDRGTGKLLWTRDVAPKLPEQENIRDGHGYASATPAADATRLYTFFGKSGVVAFDHGGKELWRADVGSGLNGWGSAASVVLAAGKVVVNASVESDSLVSLDPATGKEAWRVRNVKESWNTPVLTTHAGRPELVMASFGKLFAVDPASGRELWSSATDIPWYMVPSVVVGDGVAYALGGRPGGGLAVKLGGTGDVTRTHRLWTSKKGTNVPSPVLHEGHLYWMHDNQGMAFCADAKTGRVVYEERVGRGDGVYGSPVLAGGRIYYPGRSGTMYVVAAKPAFELLASNTFGERGDFLSSPAVAGGRLYLRTNRYVCCVGEK from the coding sequence ATGCGCCGCGTCGCCGTGCCCGCCGTGTTCCTCCTCGCCGCCACCGCAGCCGCCCAGGACTGGCCCGCGTTCCGCGGCGCCGACGGCTCCGGCACCAGCCCCACGGCCGCGCCGCTCACGTGGGGCGCCACCAAGAACGTCGTGTGGAAGACCGACCTGCCCGGCGCCGGCACGGCCACGCCGGTCGTCGTCGGCGACCGCGTCTTCGTCACCTGCTACTCCGGGTACGACGGCCGCGGCCCGAACCAGAGCGGGCTGAAGCTCCACGTCGTCGCGCTGGACCGCGGCACCGGCAAGCTGCTGTGGACCCGCGACGTGGCCCCGAAGCTGCCGGAGCAGGAGAACATCCGCGACGGCCACGGCTACGCCTCCGCCACGCCCGCCGCCGACGCCACCCGGCTGTACACGTTCTTCGGCAAGTCCGGCGTCGTCGCCTTCGACCACGGCGGCAAGGAATTGTGGCGCGCCGACGTGGGCTCGGGCCTGAACGGCTGGGGCTCGGCGGCGTCGGTCGTGCTCGCGGCCGGGAAGGTGGTCGTGAACGCCAGCGTCGAGAGTGACAGCCTGGTGTCACTGGACCCGGCTACCGGGAAGGAGGCGTGGCGGGTGCGGAACGTGAAGGAGTCGTGGAACACGCCGGTGCTGACGACGCACGCCGGCCGGCCGGAACTAGTGATGGCGTCGTTCGGCAAGCTGTTCGCGGTGGACCCGGCGAGCGGCCGGGAGTTGTGGAGCAGCGCCACCGACATCCCGTGGTACATGGTGCCGTCGGTGGTGGTGGGCGACGGCGTGGCGTACGCGCTGGGCGGCCGACCCGGCGGCGGGCTGGCGGTGAAGCTCGGCGGCACCGGCGACGTGACCCGGACGCACCGCCTGTGGACGAGCAAGAAGGGGACGAACGTGCCGAGCCCGGTGCTGCACGAGGGGCACCTGTACTGGATGCACGACAACCAGGGGATGGCCTTCTGCGCCGACGCGAAGACGGGCCGGGTGGTGTACGAGGAGCGGGTCGGCCGCGGCGACGGGGTGTACGGCTCGCCGGTGCTGGCGGGCGGGCGGATTTACTACCCCGGCCGCAGCGGCACGATGTACGTGGTGGCGGCGAAGCCGGCGTTCGAGCTGCTGGCCTCGAACACGTTCGGCGAGCGGGGGGACTTCCTCTCCAGCCCCGCGGTAGCCGGCGGTCGGCTGTACCTGCGGACGAACCGCTACGTGTGCTGCGTCGGGGAGAAGTGA